The Pseudomonas asiatica genome has a segment encoding these proteins:
- the gdhA gene encoding NADP-specific glutamate dehydrogenase, with protein sequence MIESVDNFLARLKQRDPAQPEFHQAVEEVLRSLWPFLEANPHYLQAGILERMVEPERAVLFRVSWVDDQGKVQVNRGYRIQMSSAIGPYKGGLRFHPSVNLGVLKFLAFEQVFKNSLTSLPMGGGKGGSDFDPKGKSDAEVMRFCQAFMSELYRHIGADLDVPAGDIGVGAREIGFMFGQYKRLANQFTSVLTGKGMTYGGSLIRPEATGYGCVYFAEEMLKRQDKRIDGCRVAISGSGNVAQYAARKVMDLGGKVISLSDSEGTLYAEAGLTDAQWDAVMELKNVKRGRISELAAQFGLEFRKGQTPWSLPCDIALPCATQNELDAEDARTLLRNGCICVAEGANMPTTLEAVDIFLEAGILYAPGKASNAGGVAVSGLEMSQNAMRLLWTAGEVDSKLHNIMQSIHHACVHYGEEADGSINYVKGANIAGFVKVADAMLAQGVV encoded by the coding sequence ATGATCGAATCTGTCGACAATTTCCTCGCGCGCCTGAAGCAACGCGACCCGGCCCAACCTGAATTCCACCAGGCTGTGGAAGAAGTGCTGCGCAGCCTGTGGCCATTCCTCGAGGCCAACCCGCATTACCTGCAGGCCGGCATTCTGGAGCGCATGGTCGAGCCCGAGCGCGCCGTGCTGTTCCGCGTGTCCTGGGTCGATGACCAGGGCAAGGTGCAGGTCAACCGCGGCTACCGCATCCAGATGAGCAGCGCCATCGGCCCGTACAAGGGCGGCCTGCGCTTCCACCCGTCGGTCAACCTGGGTGTGCTCAAGTTCCTGGCCTTCGAGCAGGTGTTCAAGAACTCCCTCACCTCGCTGCCCATGGGCGGCGGCAAAGGCGGCTCGGACTTCGACCCCAAAGGCAAGAGCGACGCCGAAGTCATGCGCTTCTGCCAGGCGTTCATGAGCGAGCTGTACCGCCACATTGGCGCTGACCTGGACGTCCCGGCCGGTGACATCGGCGTGGGTGCCCGCGAAATCGGCTTCATGTTCGGCCAGTACAAGCGCCTGGCCAACCAGTTCACTTCGGTGCTGACCGGCAAGGGCATGACCTACGGCGGCAGTCTGATCCGCCCGGAAGCCACCGGCTACGGCTGCGTGTACTTCGCCGAGGAAATGCTCAAGCGCCAGGACAAGCGTATCGATGGCTGCCGCGTGGCGATTTCCGGTTCGGGTAACGTGGCCCAGTATGCTGCGCGCAAGGTCATGGACCTGGGCGGAAAGGTGATTTCGCTGTCCGACTCCGAAGGCACCCTGTACGCCGAAGCCGGCCTGACCGATGCCCAGTGGGATGCGGTGATGGAGTTGAAGAACGTCAAGCGTGGCCGCATCAGCGAACTGGCCGCGCAGTTCGGCCTGGAGTTCCGCAAGGGCCAGACCCCGTGGAGCCTGCCGTGCGACATCGCCCTGCCATGTGCCACGCAGAACGAGCTGGACGCCGAAGACGCCCGCACCTTGCTGCGCAATGGCTGCATCTGCGTGGCCGAAGGCGCCAACATGCCGACCACCCTGGAGGCTGTGGATATCTTCCTGGAAGCGGGCATCCTGTACGCCCCGGGCAAGGCCTCCAACGCCGGCGGCGTGGCCGTGTCGGGCCTGGAGATGTCGCAGAACGCCATGCGCCTGCTGTGGACTGCCGGTGAGGTGGACAGCAAGCTGCACAACATCATGCAGTCGATTCACCATGCTTGCGTGCATTACGGTGAAGAGGCGGATGGCAGCATCAACTACGTCAAAGGTGCGAACATCGCAGGCTTCGTGAAAGTGGCTGATGCGATGCTGGCGCAGGGCGTCGTTTGA
- the ettA gene encoding energy-dependent translational throttle protein EttA, with product MAQYVYTMHRLSKVVPPKREILKNISLSFFPGAKIGVLGLNGAGKSTLLRIMAGVDKEFDGEARPMPDINVGYLPQEPQLDPNKSVREVVEEAVSVIKDAQARLDEVYAAYAEPDADFDKLAAEQAKLEAILQAADGHNLERQLDVAADALRLPAWDARIEHLSGGEKRRVALCRLLLSAPDMLLLDEPTNHLDADSVAWLERFLHDFPGTVVAITHDRYFLDNVAGWILELDRGAGIPYEGNYSGWLEAKSERLAQESKQQSAHEKAMKEELEWVRKGAKARQSKSKARLQRFEEMQSQEFQKRSETNEIYIPAGPRLGDKVIEFKNVTKGYGDRVLIDNLSFSMPKGAIVGVIGGNGAGKSTLFRMLMGKEQPDSGSIEIGETVQLACVDQSREDLDGGKTVFQQVSDGSDMIRIGNYEIPSRTYVGRFNFKGGDQQKFVKDLSGGERGRLHLALTLKEGGNVLLLDEPSNDLDVETLRSLEEALLDFPGAAIVISHDRWFLDRVATHILAYEDDSNVVFFEGNYTEYEADRKKRLGDAAAQPHRVRHKKLAQ from the coding sequence TTGGCTCAATACGTCTACACCATGCATCGGCTGAGCAAGGTCGTGCCGCCGAAGCGGGAAATTCTCAAGAACATTTCCCTGTCGTTCTTCCCGGGCGCCAAGATCGGCGTGCTCGGCCTGAACGGCGCCGGTAAATCGACCCTGCTGCGGATCATGGCGGGCGTCGACAAGGAATTCGACGGCGAAGCCCGTCCGATGCCCGACATCAACGTTGGCTACCTGCCGCAGGAACCGCAACTGGACCCGAACAAGTCGGTGCGCGAAGTGGTCGAGGAAGCGGTCAGCGTGATCAAGGACGCCCAGGCGCGCCTGGACGAGGTCTATGCTGCCTACGCCGAACCGGATGCCGACTTCGACAAGCTGGCCGCCGAGCAGGCCAAGCTGGAAGCCATCCTGCAGGCCGCTGACGGCCACAACCTTGAGCGCCAGCTGGACGTTGCCGCCGACGCCCTGCGCCTGCCGGCCTGGGACGCACGCATCGAGCACCTGTCCGGTGGTGAGAAGCGCCGCGTGGCCCTGTGCCGCCTGCTGCTGTCGGCCCCCGACATGCTGCTGCTGGACGAACCGACCAACCACCTGGACGCCGACTCGGTGGCCTGGCTGGAGCGCTTCCTGCACGACTTCCCGGGCACCGTGGTAGCCATTACCCACGACCGTTACTTCCTCGACAACGTCGCCGGCTGGATCCTGGAACTGGACCGCGGCGCCGGCATCCCGTACGAAGGCAACTACTCGGGCTGGCTGGAAGCCAAGTCCGAGCGCCTGGCGCAAGAATCCAAGCAGCAGAGCGCCCACGAGAAGGCCATGAAAGAGGAACTGGAATGGGTGCGCAAAGGCGCCAAGGCCCGCCAGTCCAAGTCCAAGGCCCGTCTGCAGCGCTTTGAAGAAATGCAGTCGCAGGAATTCCAGAAGCGCAGCGAAACCAACGAGATCTACATCCCGGCCGGCCCGCGCCTGGGCGACAAGGTCATCGAGTTCAAGAACGTCACCAAGGGTTACGGCGACCGCGTGCTGATCGACAACCTGTCGTTCTCCATGCCTAAAGGCGCCATCGTCGGTGTGATCGGTGGTAACGGTGCCGGTAAGTCGACCCTGTTCCGCATGCTGATGGGCAAGGAACAACCGGACTCGGGCAGCATCGAGATCGGTGAAACCGTGCAGCTGGCCTGCGTCGACCAGAGCCGCGAGGACCTGGACGGCGGCAAGACCGTGTTCCAGCAGGTTTCCGACGGCTCCGACATGATCCGCATCGGCAACTACGAGATCCCGTCGCGTACCTATGTGGGCCGCTTCAACTTCAAGGGTGGCGACCAGCAGAAGTTCGTCAAGGACCTGTCAGGTGGTGAGCGCGGCCGCCTGCACCTGGCCCTGACCCTGAAGGAGGGCGGTAACGTCCTGCTGCTCGACGAACCGTCCAACGACCTCGACGTCGAAACCCTGCGTTCGCTGGAAGAAGCCCTGCTGGACTTCCCGGGCGCGGCGATCGTGATTTCCCACGACCGTTGGTTCCTGGACCGTGTGGCTACCCACATCCTGGCGTACGAAGACGACTCGAACGTGGTGTTCTTCGAGGGTAACTACACCGAGTACGAAGCCGACCGCAAGAAGCGCCTGGGCGATGCTGCTGCCCAACCGCACCGTGTACGGCACAAGAAGCTGGCCCAGTAA
- a CDS encoding DUF3015 domain-containing protein encodes MKRILLGTLFTVVSINAMAEAPGGPNCGWGNMLFEGQRGTPAHFLASTTNGTSGNATFGMTSGTNGCSTKASLTYGGKSWFAMNGMMNELSEDMAMGQGEALTTYAVVLGVAPEDRGYFASVTHQHFNQIFSSADVTAETVHSNTLAVLKNDPRLAKYATEA; translated from the coding sequence ATGAAACGGATTCTTCTGGGTACTCTGTTCACCGTGGTCTCGATCAATGCCATGGCCGAAGCGCCAGGCGGCCCGAACTGCGGTTGGGGCAACATGCTGTTCGAAGGCCAGCGCGGCACTCCGGCACACTTCCTGGCTTCCACCACCAACGGCACCTCCGGTAACGCCACCTTCGGCATGACCTCCGGCACCAACGGCTGCTCGACCAAGGCCTCGCTGACCTACGGCGGCAAGTCCTGGTTCGCCATGAACGGCATGATGAATGAGCTTTCCGAAGACATGGCCATGGGTCAGGGCGAAGCACTGACCACCTATGCCGTGGTTCTCGGCGTGGCCCCGGAAGACCGTGGCTACTTCGCATCGGTCACCCACCAGCACTTCAACCAGATCTTCAGCAGCGCCGACGTCACTGCCGAAACCGTCCACAGCAACACCCTGGCTGTTCTGAAGAACGACCCACGCCTGGCCAAATACGCAACCGAGGCCTGA
- the glyA gene encoding serine hydroxymethyltransferase — protein MFSRDLTIAKYDAELFEAMQQEALRQEEHIELIASENYTSPAVMEAQGSVLTNKYAEGYPGKRYYGGCEYVDVVEQLAIDRAKELFGADYANVQPHAGSQANAAVYLALLSAGDTILGMSLAHGGHLTHGASVSSSGKLYNAIQYGIDGNGLIDYDEVERLAVEHKPKMIVAGFSAYSQVLDFARFRAIADKVGAYLFVDMAHVAGLVAAGVYPNPVPFADVVTTTTHKTLRGPRGGLILARKNEEIEKKLNSAVFPGAQGGPLEHVIAAKAICFKEALQPEFKAYQQQVVKNAQAMASVFIERGFDVVSGGTQNHLFLLSLIKQEISGKDADAALGKAFITVNKNSVPNDPRSPFVTSGLRFGTPAVTTRGFKEAECRELAGWICDILADLNNEAVIDAVREKVKAICKKLPVYGN, from the coding sequence ATGTTCAGCCGTGATTTGACCATTGCCAAGTACGACGCCGAGCTCTTCGAAGCCATGCAGCAAGAAGCTCTGCGCCAGGAAGAGCATATCGAGCTGATCGCTTCGGAAAACTACACCAGCCCGGCAGTCATGGAGGCCCAGGGCTCGGTCCTGACCAACAAGTACGCCGAAGGCTACCCGGGCAAGCGCTACTACGGTGGTTGCGAGTATGTCGACGTCGTCGAGCAGCTGGCCATCGACCGTGCCAAGGAACTGTTCGGCGCCGACTACGCCAACGTCCAGCCGCACGCCGGCTCCCAGGCCAACGCCGCCGTCTACCTGGCCCTGCTGTCGGCCGGTGACACCATCCTGGGCATGAGCCTGGCCCACGGTGGCCACCTGACCCACGGTGCTTCGGTAAGCTCCTCGGGCAAGCTGTACAACGCCATCCAGTACGGCATCGACGGCAACGGCCTGATCGACTACGACGAAGTCGAGCGCCTGGCTGTCGAGCACAAGCCCAAGATGATCGTTGCCGGTTTCTCGGCCTACTCGCAGGTGCTGGACTTCGCCCGCTTCCGCGCCATCGCCGACAAGGTTGGTGCCTACCTGTTCGTCGACATGGCCCACGTTGCCGGCCTGGTTGCCGCTGGCGTGTACCCGAACCCAGTTCCGTTCGCCGACGTGGTCACCACCACCACCCACAAGACCCTGCGCGGCCCGCGCGGCGGCCTGATCCTCGCTCGCAAGAACGAAGAGATCGAGAAGAAGCTGAACTCCGCCGTCTTCCCTGGCGCCCAGGGTGGCCCGCTGGAGCACGTCATCGCTGCCAAGGCCATCTGCTTCAAGGAAGCCCTGCAGCCTGAGTTCAAGGCTTACCAGCAGCAGGTCGTGAAGAACGCCCAGGCCATGGCCAGCGTGTTCATCGAGCGTGGTTTCGACGTGGTTTCCGGTGGCACCCAGAACCACCTGTTCCTGCTGTCGCTGATCAAGCAGGAAATCTCCGGCAAAGACGCTGACGCCGCCCTGGGCAAAGCCTTCATCACCGTCAACAAGAACTCGGTACCGAACGACCCACGTTCCCCGTTCGTCACCTCGGGCCTGCGTTTCGGCACCCCAGCCGTTACCACCCGTGGTTTCAAGGAAGCCGAGTGCCGCGAGCTGGCTGGCTGGATCTGCGACATCCTGGCTGACCTGAACAACGAAGCGGTGATCGACGCCGTGCGTGAGAAGGTCAAGGCCATCTGCAAGAAGCTGCCGGTTTACGGCAACTGA
- a CDS encoding Lnb N-terminal periplasmic domain-containing protein has product MLKRFVSLALCACAPVHAAPVLDQGRVQQLANTPYWIALGHYETAKLGGWRSYVDDDAFFLAEDGAHHPDQELQATVEALYAPASLGDKHAQCVFPARTRWLREQLDLQDLPQPDCQEFTTWYQSIDPHSAALIFPAAYLNSPSSMFGHTLLRIDQSNTRSDDTTLLSYAINFGAYIEGSDNSILYAWKGLMGGYPGLFALMPYQEKLSEYRSLENRDLWEYQLDLTPEETGRMVEHVWELKQVQFDYFFFDENCSYRLLELLQVARPSLDLTSQFPLTAIPTDTVKAVKQSGMVASETYRPSRERELLARAEPLDHDEKRLVLAASADTAQLQSPEFKALPRQRQALVQDAAYRLERYRANGQERDPGQAKRSFELLRAINSNPPPPLQIERPGLPEDGHDSRTWQLGVGTREDRAYAEYGLRMAYHDLNDNAYGFPLGAQIEILQLKLRQYEGNDWQVQRLDLATIRSLTPRNELLKPWSWQVAGGLERVPGKHDDEVLVSHVNGGAGGTWQLADGLLGFALGTVRVEHHNDFAQFIAPAAGFNGGLLWRNGLGNMTLEAKGDYFTNGEVRRSVSLNQQWEISQNLGLRLSASREFSHLATAQNEVMLELKWYHY; this is encoded by the coding sequence ATGCTCAAACGCTTCGTATCCCTGGCGCTGTGTGCCTGCGCCCCTGTTCATGCCGCGCCCGTGCTGGACCAAGGCCGTGTCCAGCAACTGGCCAACACCCCTTACTGGATTGCCCTGGGCCATTACGAAACCGCCAAGCTGGGTGGCTGGCGCAGCTATGTGGACGATGATGCGTTCTTCCTCGCCGAGGATGGCGCGCACCACCCCGACCAGGAACTGCAAGCCACGGTCGAAGCGCTGTACGCCCCGGCCAGCCTCGGCGACAAACATGCCCAGTGCGTATTCCCGGCGCGCACCCGCTGGCTGCGCGAACAGCTCGACCTGCAAGACTTGCCGCAACCGGACTGCCAGGAATTCACCACCTGGTACCAGTCGATCGACCCGCACAGTGCGGCGCTGATCTTCCCGGCGGCCTACCTGAACAGCCCGTCATCGATGTTCGGCCACACCTTGCTGCGCATCGACCAGTCCAACACCCGCAGCGACGACACCACGTTGCTGAGCTACGCGATCAACTTCGGTGCCTACATCGAAGGCAGCGACAACAGCATCCTGTACGCCTGGAAGGGCCTGATGGGCGGCTACCCGGGCCTGTTCGCGCTGATGCCCTACCAGGAAAAACTGTCCGAATACCGCAGCCTGGAAAACCGCGACCTGTGGGAGTACCAGCTGGACCTGACCCCGGAAGAAACCGGGCGCATGGTCGAACATGTTTGGGAGCTGAAGCAGGTCCAGTTCGACTACTTCTTCTTCGACGAAAACTGCTCGTACCGCCTGCTGGAGCTGCTGCAGGTGGCCCGGCCGAGCCTGGACCTGACCTCGCAGTTTCCGCTGACCGCCATCCCGACCGACACGGTGAAGGCCGTGAAGCAGTCCGGCATGGTCGCCAGCGAGACGTACCGCCCCTCTCGCGAACGTGAACTGCTGGCCCGGGCCGAGCCGCTCGATCACGACGAAAAGCGCCTGGTGCTGGCTGCAAGCGCCGACACCGCGCAACTGCAGAGCCCCGAGTTCAAGGCCCTCCCCCGCCAACGCCAGGCGCTGGTGCAGGATGCCGCGTACCGCCTGGAGCGTTACCGCGCCAATGGCCAGGAGCGCGACCCTGGGCAAGCCAAGCGCAGCTTCGAACTGCTGCGGGCGATCAACAGCAACCCGCCACCGCCCCTGCAGATCGAGCGCCCGGGCCTGCCCGAGGACGGCCATGACTCGCGCACCTGGCAGCTTGGCGTGGGCACCCGCGAAGACCGCGCCTACGCCGAGTACGGCCTGCGCATGGCCTACCACGACCTGAATGACAACGCCTATGGCTTCCCGCTGGGGGCGCAGATCGAGATCCTGCAGCTGAAGCTGCGCCAGTACGAAGGCAACGACTGGCAGGTGCAGCGCCTGGACCTGGCCACCATCCGCTCGCTGACGCCGCGCAACGAGCTGCTCAAGCCTTGGTCGTGGCAAGTGGCCGGCGGGCTGGAGCGGGTGCCGGGCAAGCATGATGACGAAGTGCTGGTGAGCCATGTGAACGGCGGGGCCGGCGGCACCTGGCAACTGGCCGACGGGTTGCTGGGCTTTGCCCTTGGCACGGTGCGGGTCGAGCACCACAATGATTTTGCCCAGTTCATCGCCCCGGCGGCGGGCTTCAATGGCGGGCTGCTGTGGCGCAACGGGCTGGGCAACATGACGCTGGAGGCCAAGGGCGACTACTTCACCAATGGCGAGGTACGGCGCAGTGTGAGCCTGAACCAGCAGTGGGAGATCAGCCAGAACCTGGGCCTGCGGTTGAGTGCTTCGCGAGAGTTCAGCCACCTGGCTACGGCGCAGAACGAGGTGATGCTTGAGCTGAAGTGGTATCACTACTGA
- a CDS encoding GreA/GreB family elongation factor: protein MSRAFVNEDQAAAQADQPVERRVSEQPNYVTTSGLRQLQERVAELNALRSELQAQGERGDKQRLADTERDLRYFSARVQSAQVVPAATSRSKVQIGSRVRFVDAQDQEQVVRLVGEDEADAGRGLINWGSPLGRALLGAGPGDEVVWRRPVGEQVIEVVEILGEG from the coding sequence ATGAGCCGAGCATTCGTCAACGAAGACCAGGCCGCTGCCCAGGCTGATCAGCCAGTCGAGCGACGGGTCAGCGAACAACCCAACTACGTGACCACCAGCGGCCTGCGCCAGCTGCAGGAGCGCGTGGCCGAACTGAACGCCCTGCGCAGCGAACTGCAGGCACAGGGCGAACGTGGCGACAAGCAACGGCTGGCGGATACCGAACGGGACCTGCGCTACTTCAGCGCGCGGGTGCAGAGTGCCCAGGTGGTGCCGGCGGCGACGTCGCGCAGCAAGGTGCAGATTGGTAGCCGGGTGCGGTTTGTCGATGCGCAGGACCAGGAGCAAGTGGTAAGGCTGGTGGGCGAGGATGAGGCGGATGCCGGGCGGGGGTTGATCAACTGGGGTTCGCCGTTGGGGCGGGCTTTGCTCGGGGCGGGGCCTGGGGATGAGGTGGTCTGGCGGCGGCCGGTGGGGGAGCAGGTGATCGAAGTGGTTGAGATTTTGGGTGAAGGTTGA
- a CDS encoding sensor domain-containing protein — protein MTNLTHPSSLRSAPQAPVASLRGSIKGALALLALILLGLLLWQLFAQFNHTQADLRKQSLDATAELADHLSLNMAFKAQQAMNVVQPYVKAPTPSALPSLLGTLRERLPALQSMAWLDATGQVQADSLAGSPDRHLLDELLRLNQGSPYFFTNSADNRTLYLLLRQATEQGRGYWLLRLSPDYYRTLTLHLDGAGHPLWLLENSRNGEVLQSHAPADTSNEPLQSVMLAFIENSTWQLRGLFDAKLAQQKLLPALLGKCLLVLFCALLPVLALINMRRRQRALQEDRRRYQEIFEGTGVALCVLDLSSLPGQLDRYHLRNRAALKHSLALDPNLRRSLLLELKITEINQVARQLLNIDSHEGAWQRLIDGTGDGRDSIGMQLIDALIEQRPLLELEVRLPAPLGGELHLWLMARLPQQRRDYQAVILSISDITSRKQVELSLLERESFWSDVVRTVPDQLYVQDVLSQRMIFSNRHLGQTLGYDRTELAQMGDRFWELLLHPEDAAHYQALRQQQRDSGHDQPLHCQLRFRHRDGGWRCYDIREQVLTRDADGLVTRIIGVGKDVTVQIEASQSLRDSEQRYRMLAESISDVIFSTDRLLQLNYVSPSVQGVLGYQVDWIFANGWQSIVANPSQLTGIYSLMERVSKAMGDPAQLAQLRSQLPTQLFLFDCLRADGRKIPIELRLVLVWDDEERFEGVLGVGRDISQQRRAEKDLRMAATVFEHSTSAILITDPAGYIVQANEAFSRVSGYAVSEVLDQLPGMLTVDEQQEGHLRYVVKQLYQRGSWEGEVWLKRRDGDHYPAWVGITAVLDDEGDLASYVCFFTDISERKASEQRIHRLAYYDALTHLPNRTLFQDRLYNALQQAERQKAWVVLMFLDLDRFKPINDSLGHAAGDRMLKDMAQRLLACVDNDDTVARMGGDEFTLLLQPRATREMALNRAIHVAENILGSLVRPFVLENREFFVTASIGIALSPQDGSELSQLMKNADTAMYHAKERGKNNFQFYQAEMNASALERLELESDLRHAMEQNEFILYYQPQFSGDGKRLTGAEALLRWRHPTRGLVPPGDFIPVIEELGLVVDVGDWVLREASRQLKAWHKAKVRVPKVSVNISARQFSDGQLGTRIATILEETGLPPACLELELTESILMREVNEAMQILASLKNLGLSIAVDDFGTGYSSLNYLKQFPIDVLKIDRTFVDGLPEGEQDAQIARAIIAMAHSLNLAVIAEGVETHEQLEFLREHGCDEVQGYLFGRPMPAHQFEAQFANEKLFMFH, from the coding sequence TTGACCAATCTTACTCATCCGTCGTCATTGCGTTCCGCGCCACAGGCGCCCGTCGCCTCGCTGCGCGGGTCGATCAAGGGTGCGCTGGCGCTGCTGGCCCTGATCCTGCTGGGCCTGCTGCTGTGGCAGCTGTTCGCCCAGTTCAACCATACCCAGGCCGACCTGCGCAAACAGAGCCTGGATGCCACCGCCGAACTGGCCGACCACCTGAGCCTGAACATGGCGTTCAAGGCCCAGCAGGCCATGAATGTGGTGCAGCCTTACGTCAAGGCGCCGACGCCCTCGGCCCTGCCCAGCCTGCTGGGTACCCTGCGCGAGCGCCTGCCGGCCCTGCAGAGCATGGCCTGGCTAGACGCTACCGGGCAGGTGCAGGCCGACAGCCTGGCCGGCAGCCCCGACCGCCATTTGCTTGACGAGCTGCTCAGGCTGAACCAGGGCAGCCCGTACTTCTTCACCAATTCGGCCGACAACCGCACCCTCTACCTGTTGCTACGCCAGGCCACCGAACAGGGCCGCGGCTACTGGCTGCTACGCCTGTCGCCGGACTATTACCGCACCCTCACCCTCCATCTGGATGGTGCCGGCCACCCGCTGTGGCTGCTGGAAAACAGCCGCAACGGCGAGGTACTGCAAAGCCATGCGCCAGCCGACACCAGCAACGAGCCGCTGCAAAGCGTGATGCTGGCCTTCATCGAAAACAGTACCTGGCAGTTGCGCGGCCTGTTCGACGCCAAGCTGGCCCAGCAGAAGCTGCTGCCGGCGCTGCTCGGCAAATGCCTGCTGGTGCTGTTCTGCGCCCTGCTGCCGGTGCTGGCCCTGATCAACATGCGCCGCCGCCAACGGGCGCTGCAGGAAGACCGCCGGCGCTACCAGGAAATCTTCGAAGGCACCGGCGTGGCCTTGTGCGTGCTCGACCTGTCCAGCCTGCCCGGCCAACTCGACCGCTACCACCTGCGCAACCGTGCCGCGCTCAAGCACAGCCTGGCCCTGGACCCCAACCTGCGCCGCTCGCTGCTGCTGGAGCTGAAGATCACCGAGATCAACCAGGTGGCCCGCCAGTTGTTGAATATCGACAGCCACGAAGGTGCCTGGCAGCGCCTGATCGACGGCACTGGCGATGGCCGCGACAGCATCGGCATGCAACTGATCGACGCGCTGATCGAGCAGCGCCCGCTGCTGGAGCTGGAAGTGCGCCTGCCGGCGCCACTGGGTGGCGAGCTGCACCTGTGGCTGATGGCCCGCCTGCCGCAGCAGCGCCGTGACTACCAGGCGGTCATCCTCAGCATCAGCGACATCACCAGCCGCAAGCAGGTGGAGCTGTCGCTGCTGGAGCGCGAAAGCTTCTGGTCGGACGTGGTGCGCACCGTGCCCGACCAGCTGTACGTGCAGGACGTGCTCAGCCAGCGAATGATTTTCAGCAACCGCCACCTCGGCCAGACGCTGGGCTACGACCGTACCGAGCTGGCGCAGATGGGCGACCGCTTCTGGGAGCTGCTGCTGCACCCCGAGGACGCCGCGCACTACCAGGCGCTGCGCCAGCAACAGCGCGACAGCGGCCATGACCAACCGCTGCACTGCCAGCTGCGCTTCCGCCACCGGGATGGCGGCTGGCGCTGCTACGACATCCGCGAACAAGTGCTGACCCGCGACGCCGATGGCCTGGTGACGCGCATCATCGGCGTGGGCAAGGACGTGACGGTGCAGATCGAGGCCAGCCAGTCGCTGCGCGACAGCGAACAGCGCTACCGCATGCTCGCCGAAAGCATCAGCGACGTGATCTTCTCCACCGACAGGCTGCTCCAGCTCAACTACGTGAGCCCCTCGGTGCAGGGCGTGCTGGGCTACCAGGTCGACTGGATCTTCGCCAACGGCTGGCAGTCGATCGTCGCCAACCCGTCCCAGCTCACCGGTATCTACAGCCTGATGGAGCGCGTCAGCAAGGCCATGGGCGACCCGGCCCAGCTGGCCCAGCTACGCAGCCAGCTGCCCACCCAGCTGTTCCTGTTCGACTGCCTGCGCGCGGATGGCCGCAAGATCCCCATCGAACTGCGCCTGGTGCTGGTGTGGGACGATGAAGAACGCTTCGAAGGCGTGCTCGGGGTGGGCCGCGACATCAGCCAGCAACGCCGCGCCGAAAAAGACCTGCGCATGGCCGCGACGGTATTCGAGCACTCCACCTCGGCCATCCTCATCACCGACCCGGCCGGCTATATCGTCCAGGCCAACGAAGCGTTCAGCCGCGTCAGTGGCTACGCCGTCAGCGAGGTGCTCGACCAGTTGCCGGGCATGCTTACCGTCGACGAGCAGCAGGAAGGCCACCTGCGCTACGTGGTCAAGCAGCTGTACCAGCGCGGCAGCTGGGAAGGCGAGGTGTGGCTCAAGCGCCGCGACGGCGACCACTACCCGGCCTGGGTCGGCATTACCGCGGTGCTGGACGACGAAGGCGACCTGGCCAGCTACGTGTGCTTCTTCACCGACATCAGCGAGCGCAAGGCCAGCGAACAGCGCATCCACCGCCTGGCCTACTACGACGCCCTCACCCACCTGCCCAACCGCACGTTGTTCCAGGACCGCCTGTACAACGCCCTGCAGCAGGCCGAGCGACAAAAGGCCTGGGTGGTGCTGATGTTCCTCGACCTGGACCGTTTCAAGCCGATCAACGACTCCCTCGGCCACGCTGCCGGCGACCGCATGCTCAAGGACATGGCCCAGCGCCTGCTGGCCTGCGTGGACAACGACGACACCGTGGCGCGCATGGGCGGCGACGAGTTCACCCTGCTGCTGCAACCGCGCGCTACCCGCGAGATGGCACTCAACCGCGCCATCCACGTGGCCGAGAACATCCTCGGCAGCCTGGTGCGGCCGTTCGTGCTGGAAAACCGCGAGTTCTTCGTCACCGCCAGTATCGGCATCGCCCTCAGCCCGCAGGACGGCAGCGAGCTGAGCCAGCTGATGAAAAACGCCGACACCGCCATGTACCACGCCAAGGAGCGCGGCAAGAACAACTTCCAGTTCTACCAGGCGGAGATGAACGCCAGTGCCCTGGAACGCCTGGAGCTGGAGAGCGACCTGCGCCATGCCATGGAGCAGAACGAGTTCATCCTCTACTACCAGCCGCAGTTCAGCGGCGACGGCAAGCGCCTGACCGGCGCCGAAGCCCTGCTGCGCTGGCGCCACCCGACCCGCGGCCTGGTGCCGCCGGGCGATTTCATCCCGGTGATCGAAGAACTGGGCCTGGTGGTGGACGTGGGCGACTGGGTGCTGCGCGAGGCCAGCCGCCAGCTCAAGGCCTGGCACAAGGCCAAGGTGCGCGTGCCCAAGGTGTCGGTGAACATCTCGGCACGGCAGTTCTCCGACGGCCAGCTGGGCACGCGCATCGCCACCATTCTGGAAGAAACCGGCCTGCCACCGGCGTGCCTGGAGCTGGAGCTGACCGAAAGCATCCTGATGCGCGAAGTGAACGAAGCCATGCAGATTCTCGCCAGCCTGAAAAACCTCGGCCTGAGCATCGCGGTGGACGACTTCGGCACCGGTTACTCGTCGCTGAACTACCTCAAGCAGTTCCCGATCGATGTGTTGAAGATCGACCGCACCTTCGTCGACGGCCTGCCTGAAGGCGAGCAGGATGCGCAGATTGCCCGGGCGATCATCGCCATGGCCCATAGCCTCAACCTGGCGGTAATTGCCGAAGGCGTGGAAACCCACGAGCAGCTGGAGTTCCTGCGCGAGCATGGTTGCGACGAGGTGCAGGGCTACCTGTTCGGCCGGCCGATGCCGGCGCATCAGTTCGAGGCGCAGTTCGCCAACGAGAAGCTGTTCATGTTCCATTGA